From one Melioribacteraceae bacterium genomic stretch:
- a CDS encoding aldo/keto reductase — MNYRRMGNSNLMVSEICFGAMTFTGSDGWTHLGELHQKDADELVKSALENGVTFFDTADFYSSGTSEEILGKALGRKRKDAIICTKFGFKMSDEPHGRGLSRKRTIDACEASLKRLQTDYIDLYLIHAMDFVTPLEETFSALTQLVVDGKVRYIGCSNFPAWVLAKSYYLAEKNNYQKLIAHQASYNILRRDLELDIIPASLEYGIGTMVWGPLQGGILTGKYRDKNNWPKDTRMKNPGDHNPYNVEKGEKILDELENIAKKRNVTVTQVSLNYLLRKEGVSSVVVGIRNNDQLLDNVKASDWELTEDEMKRLDVLSEPYQYYPHWYYQNFWTENYKQYYLPK; from the coding sequence ATGAATTACAGAAGAATGGGCAATTCAAATCTAATGGTATCCGAAATTTGCTTCGGCGCAATGACTTTTACCGGATCAGATGGCTGGACTCATCTCGGTGAACTTCATCAGAAAGATGCTGATGAACTTGTAAAGTCTGCGCTCGAAAACGGAGTTACTTTTTTTGATACTGCAGATTTTTATTCTTCCGGTACATCAGAAGAAATACTTGGTAAAGCATTGGGTAGAAAAAGAAAGGATGCGATAATCTGCACTAAGTTTGGTTTTAAAATGAGTGATGAACCTCATGGTAGGGGACTATCACGAAAAAGAACAATTGATGCATGCGAAGCAAGTTTAAAAAGACTCCAAACCGATTACATTGATTTGTACTTAATTCACGCCATGGATTTTGTTACACCTTTAGAAGAAACGTTTAGTGCACTTACTCAATTAGTTGTGGATGGAAAAGTTAGATACATCGGTTGTTCAAACTTTCCGGCATGGGTACTTGCTAAATCATATTACCTTGCCGAGAAAAACAATTATCAAAAATTGATCGCTCATCAAGCAAGCTATAATATTTTAAGAAGAGATCTCGAACTTGATATTATTCCGGCTTCTCTCGAGTATGGAATAGGAACAATGGTTTGGGGTCCGCTTCAAGGTGGAATACTAACCGGAAAATATAGAGACAAAAACAATTGGCCTAAAGATACACGAATGAAAAATCCCGGTGATCACAATCCGTACAATGTTGAAAAAGGTGAGAAGATTTTAGATGAACTTGAAAACATCGCAAAGAAAAGAAATGTTACCGTAACTCAAGTTTCGTTGAATTACTTACTTCGAAAAGAAGGTGTATCAAGTGTAGTTGTCGGCATTAGGAATAATGATCAATTACTTGATAACGTAAAAGCAAGCGATTGGGAATTAACGGAAGATGAGATGAAGAGATTAGATGTGCTAAGCGAACCATACCAATATTATCCACATTGGTATTATCAAAATTTCTGGACGGAAAACTATAAACAATACTATCTGCCAAAATAA
- a CDS encoding flavodoxin domain-containing protein, whose amino-acid sequence MGKILVLYDSATGNTEKMAQYVKEGADSFGDHEVKLKKVDEATYKDIEWCDGIALGSPTNMGIVSWKMKKFWDEIGDNVWGKIDGKFGCAFASQGGWGGGAEITNMSLMTILMNFGFLVFGLTDYVADKFTLHYGATCAGEPREQKEIDACKLLGKRLSQWVSKYVDKEEVKVK is encoded by the coding sequence ATGGGTAAAATATTAGTTCTATACGACAGCGCAACCGGCAACACGGAAAAGATGGCGCAGTATGTTAAGGAAGGTGCAGATTCCTTTGGTGATCACGAAGTTAAATTGAAAAAAGTCGATGAGGCAACTTACAAAGATATCGAATGGTGTGATGGTATTGCACTCGGGTCTCCGACAAACATGGGAATCGTTTCTTGGAAGATGAAAAAGTTTTGGGATGAAATAGGCGATAATGTTTGGGGAAAAATAGACGGTAAATTTGGATGTGCATTTGCATCTCAAGGTGGATGGGGAGGCGGAGCAGAGATTACTAACATGTCGCTTATGACAATCTTAATGAACTTTGGTTTTCTTGTCTTTGGATTAACCGATTATGTAGCCGATAAGTTTACTCTCCATTACGGTGCAACTTGCGCCGGCGAGCCACGTGAACAAAAAGAGATAGATGCATGCAAGCTATTAGGTAAACGATTATCGCAGTGGGTTTCAAAATATGTTGACAAAGAAGAGGTAAAAGTTAAATGA
- the ugpC gene encoding sn-glycerol-3-phosphate ABC transporter ATP-binding protein UgpC produces MADVVLKNVTKVYEGGTVAVRSANIEVKDKEFMVLVGPSGCGKSTTLRMIAGLEEITEGELYIDNELVNNVSPKNRNIAMVFQNYALYPHMTVAENMGFGLKLRKYKREEIKQRVQEAAEILGITDLLDRKPKALSGGQRQRVAVGRAIVRHPKVFLFDEPLSNLDAKLRVQMRTEISKLHQKLEATMIYVTHDQTEAMTMGDRIVIMKDGDIHQIDTPLKLYNHPANKFVAGFIGSPSMNFIEGKIIKENGLYFVDEANTIKIKIFTDHESSLTPYIDNEITAGVRPENIHHPLTAKAESLDEIEVLLDVIEPMGNEIFLYFTVAGSNCIARIAAIEEPEPGQKMQLYIDAAKMHYFNKETEEAILK; encoded by the coding sequence ATGGCGGATGTAGTTCTTAAAAATGTGACTAAAGTTTACGAGGGCGGAACGGTTGCGGTACGAAGCGCAAACATAGAAGTAAAGGATAAAGAGTTTATGGTTCTGGTAGGTCCTTCGGGCTGTGGAAAATCGACAACGCTTAGAATGATTGCCGGACTTGAAGAAATAACCGAAGGCGAACTTTATATCGATAACGAATTAGTAAACAATGTTTCTCCAAAGAATCGGAACATTGCAATGGTATTTCAAAACTATGCTCTTTATCCTCACATGACCGTTGCCGAAAATATGGGATTCGGTTTAAAACTTAGAAAGTACAAGAGAGAAGAAATAAAGCAAAGAGTGCAAGAAGCTGCTGAAATATTAGGGATTACAGATTTACTTGATAGAAAACCTAAAGCATTGTCAGGCGGACAACGGCAGAGAGTTGCTGTCGGGAGGGCAATTGTCCGGCACCCGAAAGTGTTTTTGTTTGATGAACCGTTAAGTAATCTTGATGCGAAGTTGAGAGTTCAAATGCGTACGGAAATTTCTAAGCTTCATCAAAAACTTGAAGCAACAATGATCTACGTAACACACGATCAAACTGAAGCGATGACTATGGGTGATAGAATTGTAATTATGAAGGATGGTGATATTCATCAGATAGATACACCGCTTAAACTCTATAATCACCCTGCTAATAAATTTGTTGCCGGATTTATCGGTTCACCTTCTATGAATTTTATCGAAGGAAAAATCATAAAAGAAAATGGTCTTTACTTTGTTGATGAAGCTAATACAATTAAGATAAAAATTTTTACTGATCATGAAAGTTCATTAACCCCATACATTGATAATGAGATTACTGCTGGTGTAAGACCGGAGAATATTCATCATCCACTCACTGCTAAAGCAGAGAGTTTGGATGAAATAGAAGTTTTACTTGACGTAATTGAACCCATGGGTAATGAAATATTTCTCTATTTCACAGTTGCCGGTTCTAACTGTATTGCAAGAATAGCAGCCATAGAAGAACCTGAACCGGGACAGAAAATGCAGCTTTACATCGATGCTGCAAAGATGCATTACTTTAATAAAGAAACAGAAGAGGCAATTCTAAAATAA
- a CDS encoding cupin domain-containing protein, with the protein MPVFDYKNKSALKESEVEVIDIIHLGINEVYHVKNHHEKETLLVGKGKALVKTENHIRDINKNEVEEYVRDRNELKQIIAFENSVIIRIGGKWNNKIGTRGVFQLSETDKPKNVGDPVDYERNTEFDNHFHDCDEFWILFSGSGEVVTEGNRYNVRAGDCVFTKAGDHHDFPIVHNTIEGVWFETSLVGQKREGHLWNHTHNKSA; encoded by the coding sequence ATGCCCGTTTTTGACTATAAAAATAAATCTGCGTTAAAAGAAAGCGAAGTCGAAGTAATAGATATTATTCATCTCGGGATTAATGAAGTTTATCATGTAAAAAATCATCATGAGAAAGAGACACTGCTAGTTGGTAAAGGTAAGGCACTTGTAAAAACTGAGAATCATATTAGAGATATTAACAAAAATGAAGTCGAAGAATATGTGCGGGATAGAAACGAACTCAAACAAATAATCGCGTTTGAAAATTCCGTGATTATTCGAATCGGTGGCAAATGGAATAATAAAATTGGAACTCGCGGTGTTTTTCAATTAAGTGAAACTGATAAACCTAAGAACGTAGGAGATCCCGTTGATTATGAAAGAAATACAGAGTTCGATAATCACTTCCATGACTGCGATGAATTTTGGATTCTATTCAGCGGAAGCGGTGAAGTTGTTACCGAAGGAAATAGATATAATGTAAGAGCAGGAGACTGTGTTTTCACAAAAGCCGGTGATCATCACGATTTTCCGATTGTTCATAATACAATTGAAGGAGTTTGGTTTGAGACTTCTTTGGTTGGACAAAAACGTGAAGGTCATCTTTGGAATCACACACATAATAAGAGTGCTTAA
- the xylB gene encoding xylulokinase, whose product MSYFIGLDVGTSGVKALLINEKGEVISSATNEYVMLTPKPNWTEQNPEDWWEASKKSIRSVASKVKKDEIEGIGLTGQMHGLVTLDDNLNVVRPCIMWNDQRTVKECDEITTKIGFDKLIKITGNQVLTGFTAPKILWIKNNEPDNYNKIKKILLPKDYIRFRLTGELATDVSDASGTSLLNVPERKWSDEILSGLEIPKQWMPQLYESSEISGIVKKGLCEELNLPENLIVAAGGGDQAAGGIGTGTVSEGITSLVLGTSGVVFAHSDKPRIEASGKVHSFCHAVPNTWHVMGVTLSAAGSLQWYRNSFHNRIDYSELTKAAEEIQPGSEGLFFLPYLSGERTPYADANAKGTFIGATVRHNSAHFTRAVLEGVAFSLRDCFELNENIGVKTEQVRISGGGAKSKMWIQILSDLLKKEIVTLTSTEGAPYGAAILAAVASGKFNSVYEACASIIKIKTTTTPNKENINIYEDFYNIYKNLYGTLKSTFVNISNAVEKYSN is encoded by the coding sequence ATGAGTTATTTCATCGGACTTGATGTCGGCACAAGCGGAGTAAAAGCTTTACTCATTAATGAAAAAGGTGAAGTGATTTCTTCTGCTACTAATGAATATGTAATGCTCACGCCTAAACCAAATTGGACGGAACAAAATCCCGAAGATTGGTGGGAAGCAAGCAAGAAAAGTATTCGATCAGTTGCATCCAAAGTTAAGAAAGATGAGATAGAAGGAATTGGTTTAACGGGACAAATGCACGGTTTAGTTACTCTCGATGATAATTTAAATGTTGTTCGTCCATGCATTATGTGGAATGACCAAAGAACCGTAAAAGAATGTGATGAGATTACAACCAAAATCGGTTTTGATAAGTTGATAAAAATTACAGGCAATCAAGTTCTGACAGGATTTACCGCCCCCAAAATTTTGTGGATAAAGAATAACGAGCCGGACAACTATAATAAGATTAAAAAAATTCTTCTTCCTAAAGATTATATAAGATTCAGGTTAACCGGTGAGCTTGCGACTGATGTCTCGGATGCTTCGGGAACATCTTTGCTAAATGTTCCGGAAAGAAAATGGTCTGATGAAATTCTATCAGGATTAGAGATTCCAAAACAGTGGATGCCGCAACTATATGAATCATCAGAAATATCCGGTATAGTTAAAAAAGGTTTATGCGAAGAGTTAAACTTACCGGAAAATTTAATAGTTGCAGCCGGTGGCGGTGATCAAGCAGCAGGCGGAATTGGAACCGGAACGGTAAGTGAAGGAATAACTTCGCTTGTTCTCGGAACTTCGGGAGTCGTATTTGCTCACAGTGATAAGCCGCGAATAGAAGCAAGTGGAAAAGTTCATTCCTTTTGTCATGCTGTCCCTAACACTTGGCATGTAATGGGGGTTACGCTTTCTGCGGCAGGTTCATTGCAATGGTATAGAAACTCTTTTCATAATAGAATTGATTATTCTGAGTTGACTAAAGCGGCAGAGGAAATTCAACCCGGTTCTGAAGGACTATTCTTCTTACCATACTTAAGCGGTGAACGCACTCCATATGCTGATGCAAATGCCAAGGGAACTTTCATTGGTGCAACAGTCAGACATAACTCTGCACACTTTACAAGAGCTGTTTTGGAAGGGGTTGCTTTCAGTTTGCGAGACTGTTTTGAATTAAATGAAAATATCGGAGTCAAAACCGAACAAGTTCGTATATCGGGCGGTGGTGCAAAAAGTAAAATGTGGATTCAAATTTTATCCGATTTGCTGAAAAAAGAGATTGTAACTTTAACATCTACCGAGGGTGCGCCGTACGGAGCGGCAATTCTTGCTGCCGTTGCTTCGGGAAAATTTAACTCAGTGTATGAAGCATGTGCTTCGATCATCAAAATAAAAACGACAACAACTCCGAATAAAGAAAATATCAATATATATGAAGATTTCTACAATATTTATAAGAATCTTTACGGTACGCTTAAGAGCACTTTTGTTAATATAAGTAATGCCGTGGAGAAATATTCAAATTAA
- a CDS encoding phytanoyl-CoA dioxygenase family protein — MTTLEKIHITDEQKRQYQEDGFFILDKVIPDDVLEILRNECDSLIAEQDAEMEKQGVTELNLSRKNSRYFVFLAYKERKALGEFIFSDLMADICKATIGDDAYLFWEQFVVKGLDKKGAEFTWHQDSGYVDNKHKTYVNCWIPLVDVNEDNGTIYLLPYSKAGTKDKIEHKVMEGSKDRVGYFGDEKGVPVVAKAGSIAVFSSTCFHRSGPNSTDEMRRAWAIQYSPEIIYEPDGSLKGLDEKFLENGKRVR; from the coding sequence ATGACAACACTTGAAAAAATACATATAACCGATGAACAAAAGAGGCAATATCAAGAGGATGGATTTTTTATTCTTGATAAAGTTATTCCAGATGATGTTTTGGAAATATTACGAAATGAGTGCGATTCCTTAATAGCTGAACAAGATGCGGAAATGGAAAAGCAGGGTGTTACTGAATTAAACTTAAGCAGAAAGAATAGCCGTTACTTTGTATTTCTTGCGTATAAAGAACGCAAAGCCTTAGGTGAATTTATTTTTAGTGACTTGATGGCTGATATCTGCAAAGCTACAATCGGTGATGATGCTTATCTTTTCTGGGAACAGTTTGTCGTTAAAGGATTGGATAAAAAAGGTGCGGAGTTTACTTGGCATCAAGATTCCGGCTATGTTGATAATAAACATAAGACATACGTCAATTGCTGGATACCCTTGGTTGATGTAAATGAAGATAACGGTACAATATATTTACTGCCGTATTCTAAAGCAGGCACAAAAGATAAAATTGAACATAAAGTAATGGAAGGATCGAAAGACAGAGTTGGATATTTCGGTGATGAAAAAGGAGTTCCCGTTGTAGCTAAAGCAGGCTCGATCGCTGTCTTTTCAAGTACATGTTTCCATCGCTCCGGACCAAATAGTACGGATGAAATGCGAAGAGCTTGGGCTATACAATACTCACCCGAAATTATTTATGAACCGGATGGCTCGCTAAAGGGATTGGATGAAAAGTTTTTAGAAAATGGAAAGAGAGTTAGATAG
- a CDS encoding NAD-dependent epimerase/dehydratase family protein has product MKILMIGGTGFISSNVVKLLIEEGHNVTLVTRGESNIELFDKSNVQFDYGERHDREFLAKLANENSYDVLYDMIAYTPDESQMIVDVFTGKIPRLIHTSTISVYMVSDVIRNPINEEDDKHRLMKFWDRNPFGMQYGIDKRKCEDVLWKAHNEGKFEVSMIRAPYVCGPHDPMKRDYFWIQRIMDGKPLLIPGSGDYASQHVFVEDLAKTFVDLLKSDESKGKVYNIASEEIFSLNDYLDALCNLLNKRPERVSVDLDVFEKLPFSVSPEGHAFPFNTYRTAIFSIDRAKRDLNFQSTPFEKWMPDTIDWYLNEYKKDSVGYGNRDKEVEFVEKWKRYKGELIAKVT; this is encoded by the coding sequence ATGAAAATATTAATGATCGGCGGAACAGGATTTATAAGCAGCAACGTTGTAAAGCTTTTAATCGAAGAAGGTCACAATGTTACATTAGTGACCCGTGGAGAATCAAATATTGAATTGTTTGATAAAAGCAATGTTCAATTCGATTACGGTGAAAGACATGATAGAGAATTCCTCGCAAAACTTGCAAACGAAAATAGTTATGATGTGCTTTACGATATGATTGCCTACACACCGGATGAATCACAAATGATCGTCGATGTATTTACTGGCAAAATTCCGCGATTAATTCACACTAGTACAATTTCGGTCTATATGGTTTCGGATGTAATTAGAAATCCAATCAATGAAGAAGATGATAAACATCGCTTGATGAAATTTTGGGATAGGAATCCTTTCGGAATGCAATACGGAATTGACAAACGAAAATGTGAAGATGTCTTATGGAAAGCACATAACGAAGGTAAGTTTGAAGTATCGATGATTAGAGCACCATACGTTTGCGGTCCGCACGATCCGATGAAACGTGATTACTTTTGGATTCAAAGAATAATGGACGGTAAGCCCTTGCTTATCCCGGGCAGCGGCGATTATGCCTCACAGCACGTTTTTGTTGAGGATTTGGCAAAAACATTTGTCGACTTACTTAAGAGTGATGAGAGTAAAGGCAAAGTATATAATATTGCTTCAGAGGAAATATTTTCCTTAAATGATTACTTAGATGCACTTTGCAATTTGCTGAATAAAAGACCGGAAAGAGTTAGTGTTGACTTAGATGTGTTCGAAAAATTACCGTTCAGTGTCAGTCCGGAAGGTCATGCATTCCCGTTCAATACTTATCGAACTGCAATTTTTAGTATCGATAGAGCAAAACGAGATTTGAATTTTCAATCAACTCCATTCGAAAAATGGATGCCCGATACAATCGATTGGTATTTGAATGAATACAAAAAAGATTCGGTTGGTTACGGTAATCGTGATAAAGAAGTTGAGTTTGTTGAGAAGTGGAAGAGGTATAAAGGAGAATTGATTGCAAAAGTAACTTAA